One genomic region from Blattabacterium cuenoti encodes:
- a CDS encoding M20 family metallo-hydrolase codes for MSVVNLQVLKREAIQLIIQLINTPSISKQENKVSFLIEDYLHQYGFHVKRKFNNIWTENTNYLKKENIRTILLNSHHDTVKPGKNWTTNPFSAIKKEDKLIGLGSNDAGASVVSLISTFIYLSNLSELPYKLILSITAEEEISGDLGVRAILPQLGGIDLGIVGEPTQMQVAIAEKGLMVLDCMAEGKTGHSARDIGINAIYVATRDIEHLRNLYFDRKSELLGFTTLNVTQIQGGIQHNVIPDFCSFVVDIRTNELYKNEELIEIIQKKIFSKMKPRSSHLNSSFINPMHPIVLKAKRIGRKTYGSPTLSDQSIMPFPTIKMGVGDSVRSHTPNEYILISEIMEGIDIYICLLKDFHF; via the coding sequence ATGTCCGTAGTCAATTTGCAAGTTTTAAAAAGAGAAGCTATACAGCTTATTATACAGCTTATCAATACTCCTTCTATATCCAAACAAGAAAACAAGGTGTCTTTTCTTATAGAAGATTATCTTCATCAATATGGATTTCATGTCAAAAGAAAATTTAATAATATATGGACTGAAAACACTAACTATTTAAAAAAAGAAAATATACGAACTATACTATTAAATTCTCATCATGATACGGTTAAACCAGGAAAAAATTGGACAACCAATCCTTTTTCTGCTATCAAAAAAGAAGATAAACTTATAGGGTTAGGCAGTAATGATGCTGGAGCTTCCGTTGTTTCGTTAATATCCACTTTTATATATTTAAGTAATTTATCTGAATTACCTTACAAATTAATTCTTTCAATTACTGCGGAAGAAGAAATATCTGGCGATTTAGGCGTAAGAGCAATTTTACCTCAATTGGGAGGTATAGACTTAGGAATTGTTGGAGAACCAACACAGATGCAAGTAGCTATTGCTGAAAAAGGATTAATGGTATTGGATTGCATGGCTGAAGGAAAAACAGGACATTCTGCAAGAGATATAGGAATCAATGCTATTTATGTCGCAACAAGAGACATAGAACACTTAAGGAATTTATATTTTGATAGGAAATCGGAATTACTAGGTTTTACTACCTTAAATGTGACTCAAATCCAAGGAGGAATACAACATAATGTGATTCCTGATTTTTGTTCTTTTGTAGTAGATATTAGAACCAATGAGTTATATAAAAATGAGGAATTAATTGAAATTATACAAAAAAAAATTTTCTCTAAAATGAAACCACGTTCTTCTCATTTAAACTCTTCTTTCATAAATCCAATGCATCCCATTGTTTTAAAAGCTAAACGAATAGGAAGAAAAACTTATGGATCTCCTACCCTTTCAGACCAAAGCATTATGCCTTTTCCCACCATTAAAATGGGAGTCGGAGATAGTGTCCGTTCTCATACGCCTAATGAATACATCTTGATTTCAGAAATCATGGAAGGAATAGATATTTATATCTGTTTGTTAAAAGACTTTCACTTTTGA
- a CDS encoding aspartate aminotransferase family protein, translating into MKLFDVYPILDIELNKSKGSYLFDVKGNMYLDFYGGHAVISIGHSHPYYVKALTEQIHKISYYSNSVYVSQRNRLANLLGKISGYEDYSLFLCNSGTESNENALKIASFHTGNKKVIAFKGSFHGRTSGSVSVTDNYKLVSPFNAQHETIFIDYQNIDSLEEKLKNKDICALITEGIQGISGIIDPGLDFFCKVRDLCKRYDTVLIIDEVQSGYGRTGSFFSHQFYPIQPDLITIAKGMGNGFPIGGVLIHPKFKPYYGMLGTTFGGNHLACTAGIAVLEIIQKENLIENAKKMGKILLQELSFIPEIKKIRGRGLMLGLEFDFPIHDLKNILIYKEKVFIGTSNNPYVLRLLPPLNINVNHIKLFLTKLKKALADLYKKNGK; encoded by the coding sequence ATGAAATTATTTGACGTTTATCCTATTTTAGATATAGAATTAAACAAAAGCAAAGGATCTTATTTGTTTGATGTAAAAGGAAATATGTATTTAGATTTTTATGGAGGACATGCTGTTATTTCTATTGGTCATTCGCATCCATATTATGTGAAAGCCTTGACTGAACAGATTCATAAAATATCCTATTATTCTAATAGTGTTTATGTTTCTCAAAGAAATAGATTGGCTAATCTTCTTGGAAAGATTTCAGGATATGAAGATTATTCCTTATTCCTATGTAATTCTGGGACAGAATCTAATGAAAATGCATTGAAAATAGCTTCTTTTCATACAGGGAATAAAAAGGTTATTGCTTTTAAGGGTTCTTTTCATGGAAGAACAAGTGGAAGTGTATCTGTAACGGATAACTACAAATTAGTATCCCCTTTTAACGCTCAACATGAAACTATATTTATAGACTATCAGAATATAGATTCTTTAGAAGAAAAATTAAAGAACAAAGATATTTGTGCTTTAATTACTGAAGGAATACAAGGAATCTCTGGAATTATAGATCCAGGTTTAGACTTTTTTTGTAAAGTTAGAGATCTTTGCAAAAGATATGATACAGTGTTGATTATTGACGAAGTGCAAAGTGGGTATGGAAGAACAGGATCTTTTTTTTCTCACCAATTCTATCCTATTCAACCAGATTTAATTACTATAGCTAAGGGCATGGGGAACGGTTTCCCTATAGGAGGTGTGCTCATACATCCTAAATTTAAACCATATTATGGTATGTTAGGAACTACTTTTGGTGGAAATCATTTAGCTTGTACAGCTGGGATTGCTGTATTGGAAATTATTCAAAAAGAAAATTTAATTGAAAATGCAAAAAAAATGGGAAAAATACTGTTACAAGAATTGAGTTTCATTCCTGAAATTAAAAAAATAAGAGGAAGGGGACTCATGCTAGGGTTAGAGTTTGATTTTCCTATTCATGATTTGAAAAATATTTTAATTTATAAAGAGAAAGTATTTATTGGAACATCTAACAATCCATATGTTTTACGATTACTTCCTCCGCTGAATATTAACGTAAATCATATCAAATTATTCCTTACAAAGTTAAAGAAAGCCTTAGCAGATCTATATAAAAAAAATGGAAAATAA
- the argB gene encoding acetylglutamate kinase, whose protein sequence is MKIHIVKIGGHLINDQKVLNFSLKAFCQLQGYKVLIHGGGRRADFISNKMGISQKIIQGRRITDEETLDIVVMTYAGMINKNIVALLQSNHCNALGLCGADGNCIKSYLRKKTNIDYGYVGDINRKSVNTRLIKFLLKNNIIPVLCSITHNGIGNLLNTNADTIAAYIAISLAKEKDCETELHFCFEKKGVLRDIQDSESFFQKINFNSFQKMKQNHTIKNGMIPKLENAFFALKNGVSQVSIGQPNYLNDVNNKTILCP, encoded by the coding sequence ATGAAAATCCATATAGTCAAAATTGGAGGACATTTAATTAATGACCAAAAGGTTCTTAATTTTTCTTTGAAAGCTTTTTGTCAACTACAAGGATATAAGGTTTTGATTCATGGAGGAGGAAGAAGAGCAGATTTTATTTCAAATAAAATGGGAATTTCCCAAAAAATTATACAAGGAAGAAGAATAACAGATGAAGAAACTCTGGATATAGTTGTTATGACTTATGCAGGAATGATCAATAAAAATATTGTAGCTCTATTACAATCTAATCACTGTAATGCTTTGGGTTTATGTGGAGCAGATGGTAATTGCATTAAATCATATTTACGGAAAAAAACAAATATTGATTATGGATATGTGGGGGATATCAATAGAAAAAGTGTCAATACACGTTTAATAAAATTTTTATTGAAAAATAATATCATTCCTGTATTATGTTCTATAACTCATAATGGAATAGGAAATCTACTGAACACAAATGCAGATACAATAGCAGCTTATATAGCTATATCCTTAGCAAAGGAAAAAGATTGTGAAACGGAATTACATTTTTGTTTTGAAAAAAAAGGAGTTTTACGAGATATACAAGATTCTGAATCTTTTTTTCAAAAAATAAATTTTAATTCATTTCAAAAAATGAAACAAAATCATACCATAAAAAATGGAATGATTCCTAAATTGGAAAATGCTTTTTTTGCATTAAAAAATGGAGTATCTCAGGTTAGTATAGGTCAACCTAACTATTTAAATGATGTTAATAATAAGACTATTCTATGTCCGTAG
- the carB gene encoding carbamoyl-phosphate synthase (glutamine-hydrolyzing) large subunit has protein sequence MKIDKVLILGSGALKIGEAGEFDYSGTQALKALKEEGIYTILINPNIATVQTSKEVADKVYFLPLTLFFIKSVIDKEKPKGILLSFGGQTALNCGIQLFQEGIIEKYKIQVLGTPIESIIHSEDRNLFRNRLTHINIKTAKSFVAHSMDDAIFYSLEIGFPIIIRSAYTLGGLGSGFAKNINDLKKIVSKAFSYSSQIVVEEYLEGWKEVEYEIVRDKYDNCIAVCNMENFDPIGIHTGESIVVAPSQTLTNSEYYSLRKLAIYIARNFNIVGECNVQFALDPNSEDYRVIEVNARLSRSSALASKATGYPLAFVAAKLSVGYGLHELKNSVTKKTSAFFEPALDYVVCKIPRWDLKKFYGVSNRIGSSMKSVGEVMSIGGSFEEALQKGIRMLDIGMQGFINIHKKKLGSNRLLKESLKKPTDQRIFFLEEALEEGYSMEEIHDLTKIDPWFLYQLDNIFQTKKKIDHFDNWRDIPDELLREAKKEGFSDMQIASIFFVKKNNQYHSIYHLEQEIREYRKEKNIVPYVRQIDTLASEYPAYTNYLYLTYHAIQHDIIYEEDEKSVITLGSGVYRIGSSVEFDWCCVNALNTVKKESYRSIMINYNPETVSTDFDVCDRLYFEELTLERVLDIIELEKPKGTIVSMGGQIPNNLVLKLYEKKVKILGTSPLSIDKVENRYKFSNAMDYLKIGQPRWKELSDFDTIYQFVKEVDFPILVRPSYVLSGADMNVLSNQEELQHYLSERISISPEYPLIITEFIKNAKEIELDAVSQNGEILYYAISEHVEFAGVHSGDATLVYPPHNLYLSTLKEIINISKKISKYFNISGPFNIQFLSKDNEIKVIECNLRASRSFPFVSKVSHFNMIELATQVLLGKKKNKIEPNFFITNFLGVKASQFSFSRLQDADPILGVDMSSTGEVGCLGNTFDEALLKSMLSVGYTIPKKNILISGGPIESKLDLLEVVKLLHKKGYILFATEGTNKFLSNNGIPSIRVYWPNVKKYSNVLELIKNRKLDLIINIPKNLSKSELDNDYAIRRYAVDFNIPLLTNARLAKVFIQAFCNLSMDQLFIKAWDEYK, from the coding sequence ATGAAAATAGACAAAGTACTTATCCTGGGATCAGGTGCATTAAAAATAGGAGAAGCTGGTGAATTTGATTATTCTGGAACACAAGCATTAAAAGCTCTTAAAGAGGAGGGAATTTATACTATATTGATTAATCCAAATATTGCCACAGTTCAAACTTCTAAAGAAGTTGCTGATAAAGTTTATTTTCTTCCTTTGACTTTATTTTTTATTAAAAGTGTTATAGATAAGGAAAAACCAAAAGGAATTCTATTGTCTTTTGGTGGACAAACTGCATTAAATTGTGGAATTCAGCTTTTTCAAGAAGGAATTATAGAAAAATATAAAATTCAAGTTTTAGGAACCCCTATTGAATCTATTATTCACAGTGAAGATAGAAACTTGTTTCGAAATAGGTTGACTCATATTAATATAAAAACGGCAAAAAGTTTTGTGGCTCATTCTATGGATGATGCTATTTTTTATTCTTTAGAAATAGGATTTCCTATTATCATTAGATCTGCTTATACACTTGGAGGTTTGGGAAGTGGTTTTGCAAAAAATATTAATGATTTAAAAAAAATAGTAAGCAAGGCTTTTTCTTATTCTTCTCAAATTGTTGTAGAAGAATATTTAGAAGGATGGAAAGAAGTTGAATACGAAATAGTTAGAGATAAATATGATAATTGTATTGCTGTATGTAATATGGAAAATTTTGATCCTATAGGAATTCATACAGGAGAAAGTATTGTCGTAGCACCGTCACAAACTCTAACAAATTCTGAATATTATAGTTTAAGAAAATTAGCTATATATATTGCCAGAAATTTTAATATAGTTGGAGAATGCAACGTCCAATTTGCATTAGATCCTAATTCAGAAGACTATCGTGTTATAGAAGTTAATGCACGTCTTTCTCGTTCAAGTGCTCTTGCATCTAAAGCAACTGGTTATCCTTTAGCTTTTGTAGCTGCAAAATTGTCTGTAGGATACGGCTTGCATGAATTGAAGAATTCTGTGACTAAAAAGACTTCTGCTTTTTTTGAACCAGCGTTAGATTATGTAGTATGTAAAATTCCTAGGTGGGATCTCAAGAAATTTTATGGAGTTTCTAATAGGATTGGAAGTAGCATGAAAAGTGTGGGAGAAGTAATGTCTATTGGAGGTTCTTTTGAAGAAGCCTTACAAAAAGGAATTCGAATGTTAGATATCGGTATGCAAGGTTTCATCAACATTCATAAAAAAAAACTAGGATCTAATCGTCTATTGAAAGAATCCCTTAAAAAACCTACAGATCAAAGGATTTTCTTTTTAGAAGAAGCTTTAGAAGAAGGTTATTCTATGGAAGAGATACATGATTTAACAAAAATTGATCCATGGTTTTTATATCAACTTGACAATATTTTTCAAACAAAAAAAAAGATAGATCATTTTGATAATTGGAGAGATATTCCGGATGAATTGTTACGGGAAGCAAAGAAAGAAGGTTTTTCGGATATGCAAATAGCTAGTATTTTTTTTGTTAAAAAAAATAATCAATATCATAGTATTTATCATTTAGAACAAGAAATAAGAGAATATAGAAAAGAAAAAAATATAGTTCCATATGTGAGACAAATTGATACTTTAGCTTCTGAATATCCGGCCTACACTAATTATTTATATTTAACCTATCATGCCATTCAACATGATATAATTTATGAAGAAGATGAAAAATCTGTTATCACATTAGGATCTGGTGTTTATAGAATTGGAAGTAGTGTAGAATTTGATTGGTGTTGTGTCAATGCATTAAATACTGTTAAGAAAGAATCTTACAGATCAATAATGATTAATTATAATCCTGAAACTGTGAGTACTGATTTTGATGTATGTGATAGATTATATTTTGAAGAGCTTACTTTAGAACGTGTATTGGATATTATTGAACTGGAAAAACCGAAAGGAACAATTGTTTCCATGGGAGGACAAATTCCTAATAATTTGGTTTTAAAACTTTATGAAAAAAAAGTAAAAATTTTGGGGACTTCTCCTCTTTCTATAGACAAAGTAGAAAATAGATATAAATTTTCCAATGCTATGGATTATTTAAAAATTGGACAGCCTAGATGGAAAGAATTATCCGATTTTGATACTATTTATCAATTTGTTAAAGAAGTGGATTTCCCCATATTAGTCAGACCTTCGTATGTTCTTTCGGGTGCAGATATGAATGTTCTTTCTAATCAAGAAGAATTGCAACATTATCTTAGTGAAAGAATATCTATATCTCCTGAATATCCATTAATTATTACAGAATTTATTAAAAATGCCAAAGAAATTGAATTAGATGCTGTTTCTCAAAATGGAGAAATTTTGTATTATGCTATATCAGAACACGTAGAGTTTGCAGGAGTCCATTCAGGAGATGCGACTTTGGTATATCCTCCACATAATCTCTATTTGTCAACATTAAAAGAAATCATTAATATATCTAAGAAAATATCCAAATATTTTAATATATCTGGTCCTTTCAATATTCAATTTTTATCTAAAGATAATGAAATCAAAGTAATTGAATGCAATTTAAGAGCATCTCGTAGTTTTCCTTTTGTATCAAAAGTCTCTCATTTTAATATGATTGAATTAGCTACTCAAGTTCTTCTTGGCAAGAAGAAAAATAAAATAGAACCTAATTTTTTTATTACAAATTTTTTAGGAGTAAAAGCTTCTCAATTTTCTTTTTCTCGTTTGCAAGACGCAGATCCTATTTTGGGTGTGGATATGTCTTCCACAGGAGAAGTAGGTTGTTTAGGAAATACTTTTGATGAAGCACTTTTAAAATCCATGCTTTCTGTTGGTTATACCATTCCCAAAAAAAATATATTAATATCTGGAGGTCCTATTGAATCTAAATTGGATCTTTTAGAGGTTGTCAAACTATTGCATAAAAAAGGATATATATTATTTGCGACAGAAGGAACCAATAAGTTTTTATCCAATAATGGAATTCCTTCCATCAGAGTTTATTGGCCAAATGTCAAAAAATATTCAAATGTTCTTGAATTGATAAAAAATAGAAAATTGGATCTTATAATTAATATTCCAAAAAATCTAAGTAAATCAGAATTGGATAATGATTATGCTATAAGACGTTATGCTGTCGATTTTAATATCCCTCTGCTCACCAATGCGCGTTTAGCAAAAGTTTTTATACAAGCTTTTTGTAATTTATCTATGGACCAATTATTTATAAAAGCTTGGGATGAATATAAATGA
- the carA gene encoding glutamine-hydrolyzing carbamoyl-phosphate synthase small subunit codes for MENNKRINRAILMLEDGTRYEGYHFGATISSSGEVVFNTAMTGYTESMTDPSYRGQILTYTYPIIGNYGIPSSPCKESISEFYESDRIQVSGLIISYYSNRPHHWNMSLSLSDWLSKNGVPGLSGIDTRFIAKKLRKNGGSMLGKILMENENLPFYDPNQDNLSEKVSVHEKVIYGNGKYKILLVDFGLKNNILRCLLRRNCTIIRVPWDYDFTNEEYDGLVLSNGPGNPKIYEKPIHYIRIAMKKERPIFGICLGNQLLGIAAGGDTYKLKYAHRGHNQPVLLLETGKSFITSQNHGYVLDAKNLPKEWKIFFKNLNDDTCEGIIHNDKPFFSVQFHPEASGGPTDTEFLFDLFINSIVKSNK; via the coding sequence ATGGAAAATAATAAAAGAATAAACAGGGCTATCCTTATGTTGGAAGACGGGACAAGATATGAAGGTTATCATTTTGGAGCAACTATATCCTCTTCTGGAGAGGTTGTTTTTAATACAGCTATGACCGGTTATACAGAAAGTATGACGGATCCCTCTTACAGAGGTCAAATCCTTACTTATACCTATCCTATAATAGGAAATTATGGAATTCCATCTTCTCCTTGTAAAGAATCTATTTCTGAATTTTATGAATCCGATAGAATTCAAGTATCTGGACTTATTATTTCTTATTATTCTAACCGACCGCATCATTGGAATATGAGTTTGTCTCTATCTGATTGGCTATCTAAAAATGGAGTTCCTGGATTATCTGGTATAGATACCAGATTCATTGCAAAAAAACTTAGAAAAAATGGAGGATCTATGTTAGGTAAAATTTTAATGGAAAATGAAAATCTTCCTTTTTATGATCCAAATCAGGATAACCTTTCTGAAAAAGTCTCTGTTCATGAAAAAGTTATATATGGAAATGGAAAATATAAAATATTACTTGTAGACTTTGGTTTAAAGAATAATATTTTACGTTGTCTATTGAGAAGGAATTGTACTATTATAAGGGTTCCATGGGATTATGATTTTACAAATGAAGAATATGATGGATTGGTTCTTTCTAATGGCCCTGGAAATCCTAAAATTTATGAAAAACCTATACATTATATTCGAATAGCTATGAAAAAAGAACGACCTATATTTGGTATATGTTTGGGAAATCAACTTTTGGGAATTGCAGCAGGAGGAGATACTTATAAACTGAAATATGCACATAGAGGTCATAATCAGCCAGTTTTATTATTAGAAACAGGAAAAAGTTTTATTACATCACAAAATCATGGATATGTTTTGGATGCAAAAAATCTTCCTAAAGAATGGAAAATATTTTTTAAAAATTTAAATGATGATACTTGCGAAGGGATCATTCATAATGATAAACCTTTTTTTTCGGTACAGTTTCATCCAGAAGCTTCAGGTGGACCTACGGATACCGAATTTTTATTTGATCTTTTTATCAATTCAATTGTTAAAAGCAATAAATAA
- a CDS encoding N-acetylornithine carbamoyltransferase → MKKFFSVEDVINVYDLIKEALLLKKNPYEFKHIVKNKTIGLVFFNPSLRTRISCQKAAFNLGCNIWVLDVHKDSWKIEMNDGSVMKMTQEHLKEAISVMSIYCDILAVRTFPSLSDRDFDYKEIIFNKILKYSRVPVVNMESATLHPLQSLADIMTIAEFTSFFKKRCKVVLSWAPHIKPLPHSVANSFSQWISKIDKIDFTIACPEKYDLHKRFSNGVFTTHNQDMAFINADFVYAKNWSSYLDYGKMLCQNSDWMITVNKMKLTNQAKFMHCLPVRRNIVVEDAVLDGNHSIVLQQAENRIYASQIIFLKILQSLS, encoded by the coding sequence ATGAAAAAATTTTTTAGTGTAGAAGATGTTATTAACGTATATGATCTGATTAAAGAAGCTCTTCTTTTAAAGAAAAATCCATATGAATTTAAACATATTGTAAAAAATAAAACAATTGGATTGGTTTTTTTTAATCCTAGTTTACGGACAAGAATTAGTTGTCAAAAAGCAGCTTTTAACTTAGGATGCAATATTTGGGTATTAGATGTTCATAAGGATTCTTGGAAAATTGAAATGAATGATGGAAGTGTAATGAAAATGACACAAGAACATCTTAAAGAAGCTATTTCTGTCATGAGCATATATTGTGATATTCTTGCTGTCAGAACTTTTCCTAGTTTATCAGATCGAGATTTTGATTATAAAGAAATAATTTTCAATAAGATATTAAAATATTCTAGAGTCCCAGTCGTTAACATGGAAAGTGCTACTTTGCATCCTTTGCAGTCTTTAGCAGACATAATGACTATTGCCGAATTTACATCTTTTTTTAAAAAAAGATGCAAAGTAGTGTTAAGTTGGGCTCCTCATATCAAACCGTTGCCTCATTCCGTGGCAAATTCTTTTTCTCAATGGATATCCAAAATAGATAAAATCGATTTCACTATTGCATGTCCAGAAAAATATGATCTTCATAAAAGATTTTCTAATGGAGTTTTTACCACACATAATCAAGATATGGCTTTTATAAATGCCGATTTTGTTTATGCAAAAAATTGGAGTAGTTATTTAGATTATGGAAAAATGCTCTGTCAAAATTCTGACTGGATGATCACTGTAAATAAAATGAAACTTACCAATCAGGCTAAATTTATGCACTGTTTACCTGTCAGGAGAAATATTGTGGTAGAAGATGCTGTTTTAGATGGCAACCATTCCATTGTATTACAACAAGCAGAAAATAGGATTTATGCTTCACAAATAATTTTTTTAAAAATTCTACAATCTTTATCATGA
- the argC gene encoding N-acetyl-gamma-glutamyl-phosphate reductase, whose protein sequence is MIEIGIIGGAGYTAGELIRLMIHHPKIKIKSIVSRSHLGKLIHLVHQDLLGEGEIENMKFSRDLNKEIDVVFLCSGHGKSRKELNHISERTKIIDLSQDFRIITQSTFKNRNFVYGLPELQKETIKKSNNIANPGCFATAILLAILPLSKNQLLKNNIHISAITGSTGSGIKQSDTNHFSWRNNNISAYKIFQHSHLQEIEQTIYQLQNNFCSKVYFVPYRGNFSRGIITTLYTYSTLSLEKNREIYKEYYKNHPFVNISDINIDLKQVINTNKCILYLVKEKDQLVVISIIDNLIKGASGQAIQNMNLIFNLDETCGLKLKSVRF, encoded by the coding sequence ATGATTGAAATAGGCATAATTGGAGGAGCTGGATATACTGCTGGAGAATTAATTAGATTGATGATTCATCATCCAAAAATTAAAATAAAAAGTATAGTTAGTAGAAGTCATCTAGGAAAATTGATTCATTTGGTTCACCAAGATCTATTAGGAGAAGGAGAAATAGAGAATATGAAATTTTCTCGTGATTTGAACAAAGAAATAGATGTAGTATTTCTTTGTTCAGGACATGGAAAATCTAGAAAAGAATTGAATCACATATCAGAAAGAACAAAAATCATTGATTTAAGTCAAGATTTTAGAATCATTACTCAATCCACTTTTAAAAATAGAAATTTTGTCTATGGATTGCCAGAATTACAAAAAGAAACAATAAAAAAATCAAATAATATAGCCAATCCTGGATGTTTTGCTACAGCTATTCTTTTAGCTATTTTGCCATTATCTAAAAATCAATTATTAAAAAATAATATTCATATTAGTGCTATAACTGGTTCTACAGGATCTGGAATAAAACAGAGTGACACGAACCATTTTAGTTGGAGAAACAATAATATTTCTGCTTACAAAATTTTTCAACATTCACATTTACAGGAGATTGAACAAACAATTTATCAATTACAAAATAATTTTTGTTCTAAAGTTTATTTTGTTCCTTATAGAGGAAATTTCTCAAGAGGAATTATAACCACTTTATATACTTATTCTACTCTTTCTTTAGAAAAGAATAGGGAAATATATAAAGAATATTATAAAAATCATCCATTTGTAAATATTTCTGATATTAATATAGATCTTAAACAAGTAATCAATACTAATAAATGTATTTTATATCTTGTTAAAGAAAAGGATCAATTGGTTGTTATCAGTATTATAGACAATCTTATAAAAGGAGCTTCTGGTCAAGCCATACAAAATATGAATCTTATATTTAATTTGGATGAAACTTGTGGTTTAAAATTAAAATCCGTTCGTTTCTAA
- the trxA gene encoding thioredoxin, whose product MLQEINDDNFEKLVHESDKPVLVDFWAPWCAPCRALSVLLEDLFTEYHNKALIFKLNVDNNSKYSSKYGIRSIPTMIFFKNGEKKDMHIGISSKEEIRKKLDVLI is encoded by the coding sequence ATGTTACAAGAAATAAACGATGATAATTTTGAAAAGTTAGTTCATGAATCAGATAAACCTGTTTTGGTGGATTTCTGGGCTCCATGGTGTGCTCCATGTAGAGCTTTGTCTGTTTTATTAGAAGATCTATTTACTGAATATCATAATAAAGCATTGATTTTTAAGTTAAATGTGGATAATAATTCAAAATATTCTTCTAAATATGGAATACGTAGCATTCCCACTATGATTTTTTTTAAGAATGGAGAGAAAAAAGATATGCATATTGGAATTTCTTCTAAAGAGGAAATCAGAAAAAAATTAGATGTTTTAATTTAG